A region of Nostoc sp. 'Peltigera membranacea cyanobiont' N6 DNA encodes the following proteins:
- a CDS encoding addiction module protein — protein sequence MSSVEQIMKEALALPSALRALLAEKLVESLEFDVDETQQKLWIEEAKKRRDEVRNGTVIPIPGEEALARVRQLLD from the coding sequence ATGTCATCTGTTGAGCAAATCATGAAAGAAGCCTTAGCTTTGCCCAGTGCTTTAAGAGCATTGTTGGCAGAAAAACTGGTTGAAAGTCTTGAATTTGATGTAGATGAAACACAACAAAAACTGTGGATAGAGGAAGCCAAGAAGCGTAGAGATGAAGTCCGAAACGGTACAGTTATACCCATTCCTGGAGAGGAAGCCTTAGCTAGGGTGAGACAACTTTTGGATTAA
- a CDS encoding S-methyl-5'-thioadenosine phosphorylase: MAQASIGIIGGSGLYKMDALKDVEEIHIQTPFGSPSDALILGTLDSTRVAFLARHGRNHTLLPSELPFRANIYAMKQLGVQYLISASAVGSLKEEAKPLDMVVPDQFIDRTKNRISTFFGEGIVAHIAFGDPICKNLAVVLADAIASLNLPEVTLHRGGTYVCMEGPAFSTKAESNLYRSWGATIIGMTNLPEAKLAREAEIAYATLALVTDYDCWHPDHDSVTVELVIGNLLRNAANAQKVIQETVRRLSENPPSSEAHSALQYAILTQLDKAPVTTKEKLGLLLQKYL; the protein is encoded by the coding sequence ATGGCTCAAGCTAGTATTGGGATTATTGGTGGCAGTGGTCTGTATAAAATGGACGCACTCAAAGACGTAGAAGAGATACATATCCAAACCCCTTTTGGTTCGCCATCAGACGCTTTGATTCTGGGGACATTGGATAGTACACGAGTAGCTTTTTTAGCGCGTCATGGCCGCAATCACACGCTGTTACCCTCTGAATTACCGTTTCGCGCTAACATCTATGCGATGAAGCAATTGGGAGTGCAGTATTTAATTTCAGCTAGTGCTGTCGGTTCCTTGAAGGAAGAGGCGAAACCACTGGATATGGTAGTGCCAGATCAGTTTATTGACAGAACAAAAAATCGGATTTCGACGTTTTTTGGTGAGGGAATTGTGGCTCACATTGCCTTTGGCGATCCAATTTGTAAGAACTTAGCTGTAGTATTGGCAGATGCGATCGCATCTCTCAATTTACCAGAAGTTACTCTCCATCGCGGTGGTACTTATGTGTGCATGGAAGGGCCAGCTTTTTCTACCAAGGCGGAATCAAATCTTTACCGCAGTTGGGGTGCAACAATCATTGGGATGACGAATTTACCAGAGGCGAAGCTGGCGAGGGAAGCGGAAATTGCTTATGCAACCTTAGCGCTGGTGACAGATTATGATTGTTGGCATCCAGATCATGACAGCGTGACGGTGGAATTGGTAATTGGTAATTTGCTGCGGAATGCTGCCAACGCTCAAAAGGTAATTCAAGAAACTGTGCGGCGATTGAGTGAAAATCCGCCGTCGAGTGAGGCGCATTCAGCATTGCAATATGCGATTTTAACTCAGTTGGATAAAGCACCAGTAACTACAAAGGAAAAGTTAGGCTTATTGTTGCAGAAGTATTTATAG
- a CDS encoding type II toxin-antitoxin system RelE/ParE family toxin — MKYVFHPTALSEYGEAVNFYAESRVELAQAFINAIEDTIFRIIQSPNRWAIVEENIRRCLTRNFPYGILYTIEEDYILILAVMHCSREPGYWKERVQEKPSGEETEL; from the coding sequence ATGAAGTACGTTTTTCACCCAACAGCATTAAGTGAATACGGCGAAGCGGTCAATTTTTACGCAGAGAGTCGAGTTGAATTAGCACAAGCATTTATTAATGCGATTGAGGATACAATTTTCCGAATCATTCAATCACCAAATCGCTGGGCTATTGTTGAGGAAAACATTCGTCGATGTTTAACACGCAACTTTCCCTATGGAATTTTATACACCATTGAGGAAGATTACATTTTGATTTTGGCGGTGATGCACTGTAGCCGCGAACCAGGATATTGGAAAGAGCGTGTTCAAGAAAAGCCATCGGGTGAAGAAA
- a CDS encoding metallophosphoesterase family protein codes for MTLNFRFAVVSDLHLALPHTIWDHPSRFHLVEVSISAFKSVLEHLTQLDLDFLLLPGDLTQHGEPENHAWLQQCLAELPFPVYVVPGNHDVPVLLADRQSIAFADFPYYYTKFGYEDPQQMYYIRQLLPGVKLIGLNSNSFNEQGEQVGCLDAKQLRWLEEVLAASVDELVLVMVHHNVVEHLPDQSNHPLANRYMLANSTELLQLLRRYGVKLVFTGHLHVQDIAYSDGVYDITTGSLVSYPHPYRVLEFHRDNQGKESLQIVSHRVESVPEFPDLQESSRQWVGDRSFPFLIKLLTHSPLNLPLSQAKELAPGLRDFWSTIADGDAVLDYPQFPLEVRRYIETYNASAQPNSGMATGGTLRLIDNNSTLLLH; via the coding sequence ATGACTCTCAATTTTCGTTTTGCGGTAGTCAGTGACTTACACCTGGCACTTCCCCACACAATCTGGGATCATCCTAGTCGGTTTCATCTGGTAGAAGTTAGTATCTCGGCGTTTAAAAGTGTACTGGAACATTTAACACAACTCGATTTAGATTTCTTATTGTTACCGGGAGATTTAACCCAGCACGGCGAACCAGAAAACCACGCCTGGTTACAACAATGTTTAGCCGAGCTACCTTTTCCCGTCTACGTTGTTCCTGGGAATCATGACGTTCCCGTGCTGTTGGCCGATCGCCAATCAATCGCTTTTGCGGATTTTCCCTACTATTACACCAAGTTTGGCTATGAAGATCCACAGCAGATGTACTACATTCGTCAATTGCTACCTGGAGTTAAGCTGATTGGACTGAATTCTAACTCCTTTAATGAGCAGGGCGAGCAGGTGGGGTGTTTGGATGCCAAACAACTACGGTGGTTAGAAGAAGTGCTGGCGGCATCTGTTGATGAATTAGTTTTGGTGATGGTGCATCATAATGTGGTGGAGCATTTGCCCGATCAATCAAACCACCCACTGGCCAATCGCTATATGTTGGCGAATTCCACAGAATTGTTGCAGTTACTAAGGCGCTACGGAGTCAAGCTAGTATTTACCGGGCATTTGCACGTTCAGGATATTGCTTACTCAGATGGAGTATATGATATTACCACTGGGTCGTTAGTTAGCTATCCTCACCCTTATCGAGTGCTAGAGTTTCATCGGGATAACCAAGGTAAAGAATCATTGCAAATTGTATCTCATCGGGTAGAGTCAGTGCCTGAGTTTCCCGATTTGCAAGAGTCATCACGGCAATGGGTGGGCGATCGCTCTTTCCCCTTCCTAATCAAGCTACTAACTCACTCTCCATTAAACTTACCACTATCACAGGCAAAAGAATTAGCTCCTGGTTTGCGAGACTTCTGGTCAACAATTGCTGATGGGGATGCGGTATTAGACTATCCGCAGTTTCCATTAGAAGTGCGTCGCTACATTGAGACTTATAATGCATCGGCACAGCCTAATTCAGGTATGGCTACTGGTGGAACTCTGAGGCTAATTGATAACAACAGCACACTTTTGCTGCATTAG
- a CDS encoding PAS domain-containing hybrid sensor histidine kinase/response regulator: MPNVDKINSKFTDELAVLRQRVAELERSEIFYQQRQASLEEQLTKTRTQLAIAVQNPQNQVFDDDIECDLEQEKSTGLNVPEKMAGTLQQLQQEIAERQQLEIIFKESEERLRLALEVSQMGLWDWNIITNQVIWSENYEMLFGLIPSSFDGPYETFQKCVYPEDKQSVMQGIGHALAQKTDYNDEFRIVRSDQSVHWISAKGKFIYNDRGQAVRMIGICMETTVCKQAEESTRELTTQVQEQANILNAILTASVDHIYIFNRRGCYEYVSRDAAIILGFQPQDIIGKTLQELDLPTDLVEQVDNQRQAVMRTGQPIKDECKYVTTDGVHYYEYILTALRNFDQSIEGVIIVSRDITEHKRAEKLLRESEARFRRLFESNLIGVAFWNVDGFVIDANDAFLQLAGYTRDELATLGRINWQELTPIEYQHLDDRALLEVQTTGVSKIYEKEFIHRNGKRVPIVLGIALLNDSQENGVAFVLDITDRKLAQKECDRLLDCERTARQQAEIANTIKDEFLAVLSHELRTPLNSVLGWSKMLRTRKFDEHTTNRALETIERNAKLQTQLIEDLLDVSRILQGKLNLNICPVSLVMVVEAALETVRLAAEANSIQLKTIFDPSLGQVMGDPNRLQQVLWNLLSNAVKFTPPGGRVEIRLMEVGNQIQIQVSDTGKGINPDFLPYVFDYFRQADGTTTRTFGGLGLGLAIVRKVVEMHGGKVQAESLGEGLGATFSVELPLLVRSEQVRRQENEYLDCEPESSLLSNTQVLVVDDEPDIRDLVSFILQDYGVEVTAVSSAQEALQALSESIPDVLISDIGMPKTDGYMLMREVRSRSPQQGGRVPAIALTAYAGEMNQQQALAAGFQMHISKPVDPDVLVKAIVNLIEPKRSR, encoded by the coding sequence ATGCCAAATGTTGATAAAATTAACTCTAAATTTACTGATGAATTAGCGGTTTTACGGCAGCGTGTAGCTGAGTTAGAGCGATCGGAAATATTTTATCAGCAAAGGCAAGCATCACTTGAGGAACAATTAACAAAAACAAGAACTCAACTAGCAATAGCTGTACAAAATCCCCAAAATCAAGTATTCGATGATGACATTGAATGCGATCTCGAACAAGAAAAATCCACAGGCTTGAATGTGCCAGAAAAGATGGCGGGGACTTTACAGCAACTCCAACAAGAAATTGCAGAGCGGCAGCAACTGGAAATAATTTTTAAAGAGAGCGAAGAACGGCTAAGGTTAGCTTTAGAAGTTTCTCAGATGGGCTTGTGGGATTGGAATATTATTACCAATCAAGTCATCTGGTCGGAAAATTATGAGATGCTTTTTGGTTTAATTCCAAGTAGCTTTGATGGCCCTTATGAGACGTTTCAAAAGTGCGTTTATCCTGAAGATAAGCAATCTGTAATGCAAGGGATCGGCCACGCATTGGCACAAAAAACTGACTACAATGATGAATTTCGGATAGTTCGGTCAGACCAAAGCGTACATTGGATTTCTGCAAAGGGAAAATTTATCTATAACGATCGCGGGCAAGCGGTGCGGATGATCGGTATTTGCATGGAAACTACTGTGTGCAAGCAGGCAGAAGAAAGTACTCGTGAACTAACGACACAAGTTCAAGAACAAGCAAATATTTTAAATGCCATCCTCACCGCCTCTGTCGATCATATTTACATCTTTAATCGCAGAGGTTGCTATGAATATGTCAGTCGTGATGCAGCTATTATATTAGGTTTTCAACCCCAGGATATTATTGGAAAAACTTTGCAAGAACTGGATTTACCTACAGACCTAGTAGAACAGGTAGATAATCAACGACAAGCTGTGATGAGAACTGGGCAGCCAATCAAGGATGAGTGTAAATATGTAACTACTGATGGGGTGCATTATTATGAATACATTCTTACCGCATTGCGGAATTTCGACCAAAGTATTGAAGGCGTAATTATTGTTTCTCGTGATATTACCGAACACAAACGCGCAGAAAAATTGTTACGCGAAAGTGAAGCGCGATTTCGGCGTTTGTTTGAGTCTAACCTAATCGGGGTCGCTTTTTGGAATGTGGATGGCTTTGTGATCGATGCCAATGATGCTTTTCTTCAGCTAGCTGGCTACACTCGTGACGAGTTGGCTACTTTAGGTAGAATTAATTGGCAAGAACTCACCCCTATTGAGTATCAGCATTTAGACGATCGCGCCCTCTTGGAGGTGCAAACTACTGGAGTTTCCAAAATTTACGAGAAAGAGTTCATCCACCGCAACGGTAAGCGAGTACCAATTGTTTTGGGGATAGCCTTGCTGAATGATTCCCAAGAGAACGGTGTTGCTTTTGTCCTAGATATTACCGATCGCAAATTGGCCCAAAAAGAATGCGATCGCCTCCTCGACTGCGAAAGAACAGCACGCCAACAAGCAGAGATTGCCAACACAATTAAAGATGAATTTTTAGCGGTTCTCTCCCATGAACTGCGAACTCCGCTAAACTCCGTTCTGGGATGGTCGAAAATGTTGCGGACTCGCAAGTTTGACGAACACACCACTAATCGCGCCTTGGAAACCATTGAACGCAACGCCAAGTTACAAACCCAGCTAATTGAAGATTTGTTGGATGTGTCTCGCATCCTCCAAGGGAAATTAAACTTGAATATATGTCCAGTGAGCTTGGTAATGGTAGTTGAAGCAGCACTAGAAACGGTACGATTAGCAGCAGAAGCCAATTCAATTCAACTTAAGACCATCTTCGATCCCAGTTTAGGGCAAGTTATGGGCGATCCCAATCGCCTCCAGCAAGTCCTGTGGAACCTGCTTTCCAATGCGGTAAAATTTACACCACCAGGAGGACGGGTAGAAATTCGACTCATGGAAGTTGGTAATCAGATTCAAATTCAAGTTAGCGATACAGGTAAGGGAATTAACCCAGACTTTTTGCCTTATGTCTTTGATTACTTTCGCCAAGCTGATGGCACAACTACACGCACATTTGGCGGACTAGGTTTAGGATTAGCGATCGTGCGGAAGGTGGTAGAAATGCATGGAGGAAAAGTTCAAGCCGAAAGTCTTGGAGAAGGATTAGGTGCAACCTTCAGTGTTGAATTACCGCTTTTGGTGAGAAGCGAACAGGTTCGGCGGCAAGAGAATGAGTATTTAGATTGTGAACCGGAATCTTCACTCCTTTCAAACACTCAAGTTTTAGTGGTGGATGATGAACCAGATATCCGCGACTTAGTGAGCTTCATTTTGCAAGACTACGGTGTAGAAGTAACCGCCGTATCCTCAGCACAGGAGGCATTACAAGCACTGTCTGAGTCGATACCAGACGTTTTAATTAGTGATATTGGAATGCCCAAGACAGACGGTTATATGCTGATGCGGGAAGTGCGATCGCGATCGCCCCAACAAGGAGGACGCGTACCCGCGATCGCTCTCACAGCTTATGCAGGGGAAATGAATCAGCAGCAAGCACTAGCAGCCGGATTTCAAATGCATATCTCCAAACCAGTAGATCCAGATGTATTGGTGAAAGCGATCGTCAATTTGATTGAACCAAAACGATCTAGGTAG